From Papilio machaon chromosome 2, ilPapMach1.1, whole genome shotgun sequence, the proteins below share one genomic window:
- the LOC106716057 gene encoding uncharacterized protein LOC106716057 has translation MNRLVILSVILIASIVNCEDAETKDMVEGRGKAKYALLMHFFYVVATKLFVLKIVYGIIFYVILTKAWHFVIWLIHYLKEKKHDHYVEFDHGEHYYEHHHDYYDHQPYGKPSYGKSDNYRYKQPAIYDADGSYSVKKP, from the exons atGAATCGGCTTGTTATATTGTCTGTAATACTCATTGCGAGTATCGTCAACTGCGAAGACGCGGAGACCAAAGATATGGTGGAAGGCAGGGGAAAGGCTAAATACGCGCTATTAA TGCATTTCTTCTACGTGGTGGCGACAAAACTATTCGTCTTGAAGATTGTTTACGGGATTATTTTCTACGTTATACTGACGAAGGCTTGGCATTTCGTTATCTGGCTTATTCATTACTTGAAAGAGAAGAAACATGATCACTACGTAGAGTTCGACCATGGGGAACATTATTACGAGCATCATCATGATTATTACGACCATCAACCTTACGGAAAACCGAGTTACGGCAAAAGCGACAACTATAGGTATAAACAGCCGGCTATTTACGACGCAGACGGATCGTATTCGGTCAAAAAACCATAA
- the LOC106716046 gene encoding protein lethal(2)essential for life yields MYKSTLLLLAAVSLASCDEARKNKYVDPFAALDRHISHSLAYHYLWPWSQLIRAAAALDVEESLEEPKIISEPDKFEIILSVKRFKPDELKIKVKNRYIIVEGKHKEEGDDKRFMTNHFVQRFVLPPGSKPEEVTAVLTENNKLTISAPKHELPPPPPEREVPIEVRAPEVKTEKIETVEASSLKQDETVQVSSVAPPIEQTGAEATTHIGKIRKKELKETAKTAKDNEVTKGGDGNGLDYALIEPEE; encoded by the coding sequence ATGTACAAGTCCACACTTCTGTTGCTAGCAGCCGTGAGTCTAGCGAGCTGCGACGAGGCGAGGAAGAACAAGTATGTCGATCCCTTCGCAGCATTGGACCGGCATATCAGTCACTCTCTCGCTTACCACTATCTATGGCCCTGGAGTCAACTGATACGAGCGGCCGCTGCACTAGACGTCGAAGAAAGTTTGGAGGAgcctaaaattatttctgaacCTGACAAATTCGAGATCATTTTGAGCGTGAAGCGATTCAAGCCTGACGAACTGAAAATCAAAGTCAAAAACCGATACATCATCGTTGAGGGCAAGCACAAGGAAGAGGGTGACGACAAGCGATTCATGACGAACCACTTCGTGCAGCGATTCGTGCTGCCGCCGGGCAGCAAGCCTGAAGAGGTAACCGCCGTGCTGACGGAAAACAACAAGCTCACGATCTCAGCACCGAAGCACGAGCTCCCGCCACCGCCACCGGAAAGGGAGGTCCCAATCGAAGTGAGAGCACCCGAAGTCAAGACCGAGAAGATCGAAACGGTCGAAGCGTCGTCACTGAAGCAGGACGAAACCGTACAAGTGTCGTCGGTAGCGCCCCCAATTGAGCAGACCGGCGCAGAAGCGACGACGCACATCGGTAAGATACGGAAGAAGGAGTTGAAGGAGACCGCCAAAACAGCGAAGGACAATGAAGTGACAAAAGGCGGCGACGGCAATGGACTGGACTACGCCCTCATCGAGCCAGAAGAGTGA
- the LOC106716053 gene encoding repetitive organellar protein, with the protein MDKEDNANLDVEYNRYLQILQPYIEQLLDLEDIELCNAWIRRLSDYKEDEKTLRNKYLFALCCQLAKGILKHPFCSFPPPNELPILEEASDDSLSEGGSNFTLGIQNSNGEFLIGSTTLSKTILQPKDSDLTTGSHSIQKHVDNIDKEEDEMKTFTNNLVGSSNSTVANVCYPEILKDLSKFVNSEDNVYLRVNNLIDKLRQIKKQNTLLLNELHALKEESISRQNILQIHCATNTSISIKANDSTEIDSIGNLDTYDVECQNDLGKICHQQSLEIEELKKQHEFELNNVKTAAQREVQDIYEKNIQTIKQEYEIKIKEMKTKHENEINKLRASLIDVNFEKENIIAMKNHELINLRAELEETKANNSVLRSGFVKACNDFNSETVKERALEFEKRLYKIEKSKNKHVKAYQMQLASLQRDKCLLDSSLHLQLLKQRTELLTEFTEENQKEMLTTVEKLEGKYKEMVANVQASAIQRRIQDQIALETVVHAVCGGGFKSGHSTFKPTNNNVLKSKLIRNQQINNEDLLASLQLSSVNKNSKDKEISKREDDLMTGFCLDEGKLEELYERVHIPQRDTCNN; encoded by the coding sequence atggACAAAGAAGATAATGCAAATCTTGATGTAGAATATAACCGGTATTTGCAAATTTTACAACCGTACATAGAACAATTACTGGATCTTGAAGACATAGAATTATGTAACGCTTGGATCCGAAGACTATCAGACTACAAAGAAGATGAAAAAACTCTTCGAAACAAATACCTATTTGCACTCTGCTGCCAATTGGCAAAAGGTATTCTAAAGCATCCATTCTGTAGTTTTCCTCCACCCAACGAACTACCTATACTAGAAGAAGCTAGCGATGATTCTCTTTCAGAAGGAGGTAGTAACTTTACATTGGGAATTCAAAATAGCAACGGAGAGTTTTTAATTGGTTCAACAACTTTATCAAAAACTATATTGCAACCAAAAGACAGTGATCTTACCACAGGTTCgcattcaattcaaaaacatgtagataatattgataaagaaGAAGATGAAATGAAAACCTTTACAAACAATTTAGTTGGTTCTTCGAACTCCACTGTTGCTAATGTATGCTATccagaaatattaaaagaccTATCAAAATTTGTTAATTCTGAGGATAATGTATATTTGAGAGTTAATAACCTCATAGACAAACTAAGGcaaattaagaaacaaaacacattATTGCTTAATGAGTTGCATGCATTAAAAGAAGAATCGATATCGAGACAAAATATTCTTCAAATCCACTGCGCCACTAATACTAGCATCAGTATTAAAGCCAATGACAGTACAGAAATTGACTCAATCGGCAATTTGGATACATACGACGTTGAGTGCCAAAACGACTTAGGCAAAATATGTCATCAACAATCATTAGAAATTgaagagttaaaaaaacagCATGAATTCGAATTAAATAACGTAAAAACTGCTGCTCAGCGAGAGGTACaagatatttatgaaaaaaatatacaaactataaaacaagaatacgaaataaaaataaaggaaatgaaaacaaaacatgaaaatgaaattaataagttgAGAGCTTCGCTTATTGATGTTAactttgaaaaagaaaacattatagCCATGAAAAAtcatgaattaataaatttacgcGCAGAACTCGAAGAAACAAAAGCTAACAACTCCGTATTGAGGAGCGGCTTTGTGAAGGCGTGCAATGACTTTAATTCTGAAACAGTTAAGGAAAGAGCGTTAGAGTTTGAGAAAAGACtatacaaaatagaaaaatcaaaaaataaacatgtcaaAGCGTATCAAATGCAACTGGCGAGTCTGCAACGTGATAAATGTTTACTCGATAGTTCGCTACATCTTCAACTTCTCAAGCAACGGACTGAATTGCTTACAGAGTTTACAgaagaaaatcaaaaagaaatgttaactACTGTGGAAAAGTTGGAAGGAAAGTATAAAGAAATGGTAGCGAATGTCCAAGCATCTGCTATACAAAGAAGAATTCAGGATCAAATAGCTCTGGAAACAGTAGTACACGCAGTTTGTGGCGGTGGATTTAAGAGCGGTCACTCGACATTCAAACCTACCAATAACAATGTTCTGAAATCTAAGTTAATACGAAACCAACAAATTAACAACGAGGATCTATTGGCATCGCTTCAACTCAGTAGTGTGAACAAGAACTCAAAAGATAAAGAGATTTCTAAACGCGAAGATGACTTGATGACAGGCTTTTGTTTGGATGAAGGCAAATTGGAAGAGTTATATGAAAGGGTTCATATACCCCAAAGAGATACGTGTAACAATTAA